TTGGTGCAGTCCGTCACGTGTTGACCCTCGGGCGAGGTGATGCCGTAGGGCGTGCGCTGCAGAATCACCGGATAGCGCGGCCCGCCGTTTTCCGGCAGGAAGACGAACGTATTCAATCGGACACCGTCCCGCATGGGAACCATCGCCTGAAAGCACCGGGCGCCGTCAATCGCGTGCATCACCATCTCTCCTTCACATTTGCACATTTGCGTCGCTGTCTTCGCTGCTGACCGTAAACTTCGCACTGACTCTCAGTCAAGGGCAAGCGTTTGACATCCTCACGCCCATGCACTAGACGGGAAGCATACAGTTCTCAAGAGGAATCGAAAAGGAGAATCGAGATGACCGTGACACATCGACTAGACCCAGAATTGGCGGGTCCGCTTGAAGCTTGGCATAAGGCAACCAAAGGCGGAATTAACCTGCACGATATTCCAGCAGCGCGGAGGACGATGGATGAACTCGCTGCCGCCCAAATGGCCAAGGCGCAGCCAATCGAGGGCGTCAGCATTACGGACAGAAAGGTGCCTGGTCCGGCGGGGGCTCCGGATGTCTTTGTGCGCATCTATCAGCCAACGGACCGACCGGCCACGTTACCTGCCCTGCTGTGGATTCATGGCGGTGGCTATGTCCTGGGCAGCGTCGAACGCGACGATTTGTTAGCCAAGCATTTAGCCAAAGTCGGGCAGTGCGTGGTGGCGTCGGTCGAGTATCGGCTTGCTCCTGAGCACCCTTTTCCCGCGCCCGTCGAGGATTGTTACGCCGCGCTCAAGTGGCTGGCCGCCCAGAGCGCCGAATTCGGGGTGAATACGTCACGTATCGCCATCGGTGGCGCGAGTGCCGGCAGTGGACTCGCGGCTGGCCTCGCTCTGCTGACCCGTGATCGGGCTGAAGTGGAGCTGGCCTTTCAACTGCTTATCTATCCCATGATCGACGACCGCAATATCGCCCCTGCCAACGCGACCGTCCCGGACACCTTGGTGTGGACCCGAGAAAATAACCTGATGGGCTGGAGAGCCCTGCTTGGATGTGAGCCCGGCGGCGCAGACGTGTCTCCCTATGCCGCTGCCTCGCGCGCGACGGACCTGAAGGGTTTGCCGCCGGCGTATATTCCAGTGGGCGACCTCGACTTGTTCTTGGACGAGAACATTACCTACGCGCAGCGGCTGTTGGCGGCTGGCGTTCCAACCGAACTCCATGTGTATCCAGGTGCCTTCCACGGCTTCAATGGGTTCGTGCCTGGTGCAGCAATCTCGCGGCGTTTTAATGCCGAGCGCGACAACACACTGAAGCGCATGCTCCACCGTTGAACCAATGCTCTGTCCGCTTGCATAGCAGGGTCGTCATTGCGAGTTCTTCAGAGCGCACGGCGCGCTCAGCAAATGGACAGAAACGAGCGGAACCTCCCTGGCCGTCATTCCCGCGCAGGCGGGAATCCAGGTTTTTGCCCCTGGATTCCGGGTCTCGCGGTGCTCGCCCGGAATGACGGGCTGCCACACGAATAGGCTAAGAGGCAAGAATTGTGTTTCTGAGCAGCGAAACGAAGCAATCTCCGTGAAAGTTACTGAGTTGAGGAGTCTCTTATGCAAAATGGAATTCTTTCGGGGCTACGTGTTATTGACTGCGGCACCTACGTCGCCGGGCCAGCGTCCACGACGATCATGTCGGATTTTGGGGCGGAGGTGGTGAAGATCGAACGCCCGCAAGGCGGGGATTTGTACCGCTTCATGGCCGATCTGCCGGGGTTTGCCAAGGCGGACGTCAACTGGGCCTGGATTCTGACGAGTCGAAATAAGAAGAGTGTGGCGCTCGACCTCAGTGCACCCCGAGGACGGGAAGCCCTCATTCGGCTGGTCAAGACGGCGGATGTCTTTGTCACCAACTACCAACATCCACTGCTCGAAAAGTTCCAGTTGACTTGGGAGCATCTTCAGCCGGAAAACGAACGCCTCATCTATGCGCATCTGACCGGCTACGGAGACGCGGGGGAAGATGCCGACGCCCCGGCCTTCGATGCGCTGGCGTATTGGGCACGCTCGGGCCTGATGATGAGCGTCGTGGGTCTGGATGGCACGCCGGCCGGGCCACGGCCAGGGATGGGCGATCACCCGACCTCCGTGTCCCTCTTCGGCGCGATCATGCTCGGCCTCTATCACCGTGAACGCACCGGGCGCGGTGTAAAGGTCGGAACATCGCTGATGGCAAGTGGAGCGTGGGCGAATGCGTGCGACCTGCAAGCCAAATTCTGCAAGGCGGAGTTTCCCCAGCGCGGCGCCGACGGGACACCGCCTAATCCGCTGGCTGCAGGGTATCTGAGCCGTGATCGCAAGGCATTCCTGGTCGTGCTGCTCGATCCTGATAAAGAATTTCCCAATCTCTGCCGAGCGCTCGGCTACGAGGAACTGGCGACCAACCCGTTGTTTGCGACCACCAAGGACAGAGCAGAGAATGCGTCGGCGTTATTCGCGATTCTGCAAGGGCAGTTCGAATCGCGCGAGCTCGCCGAATGGCGGGTGCTCTTCAAGCAGGCGGACATCAAATGGGCGCCGTTGCCAAAACTGGAAGAGGTCGTGGACGACCCGCAGATGCGCGCCGCCGGCGCTTTTGTTGATATAGACTCTCCCGGGCATGGCAAACTGCTAACGGTCAACAGCCCCATTTTTACTTCAGCCGGAGAAAAACGAACGCCAACGACCGCGCCGCAGCTTGGTGCGCATACCAACGAGGTGTTACGCGATCTTGGGTATGACGAAGCGACGATTGCCGATCTCATCCGTGACGGGGTAGCGGCGGTGGGCGACTAAACCAGAGCAAAAGATTGGGTAGAGGCATTGTGATTCCCCCTCTCTCTCACTCTCTCCCGCCAGGGGAGAGAGGACAAAACAACGGCCTCACCCTATCCCTCTCCCCTCGTGGGAGAGGGATAGGGTGAGGGTCGAATCCACACCCGGCGATCAATCGCCGGGCTACAGGACAACGCCCGGTGAACCGGGCTTCAAAATGTCACCCTTCCTTTTTCAAGCTGGCTTTAGCCAGCGTCGCTTTGGAGCCCGGAGTCTTTAGCTCCCGGCAGAAGCTTCATTCTTCAGTTTCTTCCTCCCCTTCCCCTTTAGCCTGTGGCCTTTAGCCTGTGGCCTGTCTTCCTACTCTCTCCAAAACCAGCCGCACTTCCGCCGCATCGGCATAGTGCAGCGCAAGATCATCCGCCAGCGCTGGGTTGCGGTCGCCGTTGAGGATGGCGTGGAGTTTGGTAAGAAGCAGCTTCGCGGAGGCTGGAACGTCAACACCGTCATACTTGGCGAGTTCCTGCTCTGCTTTTGCTTTCTCCCCGTGTTGGATCGCAGCGGTGACCATCTCACATAATTGACCACCAGTACTTTGCGGCTCGCCGCCATCGCGCCGGTAGGCCAGATAGGCGTCTATGGCCTGGTGCCGCGCTGCCGTCGCGGCTTGCGTGTTCCCCACTGCGACTTCGAGGTCAAAGAGAATGTCCCATGCGTTCCAGG
Above is a window of Deltaproteobacteria bacterium DNA encoding:
- a CDS encoding CoA transferase; amino-acid sequence: MQNGILSGLRVIDCGTYVAGPASTTIMSDFGAEVVKIERPQGGDLYRFMADLPGFAKADVNWAWILTSRNKKSVALDLSAPRGREALIRLVKTADVFVTNYQHPLLEKFQLTWEHLQPENERLIYAHLTGYGDAGEDADAPAFDALAYWARSGLMMSVVGLDGTPAGPRPGMGDHPTSVSLFGAIMLGLYHRERTGRGVKVGTSLMASGAWANACDLQAKFCKAEFPQRGADGTPPNPLAAGYLSRDRKAFLVVLLDPDKEFPNLCRALGYEELATNPLFATTKDRAENASALFAILQGQFESRELAEWRVLFKQADIKWAPLPKLEEVVDDPQMRAAGAFVDIDSPGHGKLLTVNSPIFTSAGEKRTPTTAPQLGAHTNEVLRDLGYDEATIADLIRDGVAAVGD
- a CDS encoding alpha/beta hydrolase; the protein is MTVTHRLDPELAGPLEAWHKATKGGINLHDIPAARRTMDELAAAQMAKAQPIEGVSITDRKVPGPAGAPDVFVRIYQPTDRPATLPALLWIHGGGYVLGSVERDDLLAKHLAKVGQCVVASVEYRLAPEHPFPAPVEDCYAALKWLAAQSAEFGVNTSRIAIGGASAGSGLAAGLALLTRDRAEVELAFQLLIYPMIDDRNIAPANATVPDTLVWTRENNLMGWRALLGCEPGGADVSPYAAASRATDLKGLPPAYIPVGDLDLFLDENITYAQRLLAAGVPTELHVYPGAFHGFNGFVPGAAISRRFNAERDNTLKRMLHR